From the Apus apus isolate bApuApu2 chromosome 4, bApuApu2.pri.cur, whole genome shotgun sequence genome, one window contains:
- the PRIMPOL gene encoding DNA-directed primase/polymerase protein isoform X5: protein MSDPGQMKRKWEERLKKVEELASHYERNPLPPVYRPKLSKPFLPSPVWKIFYRQAEAFDYVKTCKEDVHVFALEKSTQSRQRFYLVTTYKELWFYYTKDYKTSLMHCYEVIPEKDACKLYFDLEFYKPANPGADGKSMVAKLIELVSEKLKEFYDVTCAAKDVLNLDSSTDEKFSRHLIFLPQKTVFKDNIHVGNFVRTILQPAIRLMESKGAVVIPEEGAGHVFQCSAETLGLDGSFSKGWPAVAHKTKDMETSHQGENSEYSFLIVNDKEGHQQLFVDLGVYTRNRNFRMYKSSKAGKNVILKIAEDNKFVPNCEDSVSLEEAYFLSSLICNIRVRDDTQVLSSVFSEEERKMSAFINSKTTRSSRDSMEGYQDSPYPEIDSFVRSLVNKDGVQGGIRRWNYFSLEEILVYDISGYRWCENIGRAHKSNNIMILVDLKKEVWYQKCHDPVCRESNFKSQRRRIYTDG from the exons ATGTCTGACCCTG gacaaatgaaaagaaaatgggaagaaagactgaagaaagTGGAAGAACTAGCATCTCACTATGAAAGAAATCCTCTTCCTCCAGTTTATAGACCAAAACTGTCCAAGCCCTTTCTGCCATCCCctgtttggaaaatattttatcgTCAGGCTGAAGCTTTTGATTATGTAAAAACCTGCAAAGAG gatGTTCATGTATTTGCCTTGGAAAAGAGCACACAAAGTAGACAGAGGTTTTACCTTGTGACAACATATAAAGAGCTTTGGTTTTATTACAC gaAAGATTATAAAACAAGTCTTATGCATTGCTATGAAGTAATTCCTGAAAAAGATGCTTGCAAACTTTATTTTGATTTGGAGTTCTACAAACCAGCAAATCCTGGTGCGGATGGCAAGAGTATGGTTGCAAAGCTAATTGAG CTTGTCAGCgagaaattaaaagaattttatGATGTTACTTGTGCAGCCAAAGATGTCTTGAATTTAGATTCCAGTACTGATGAAAAATTTAGTCGACACTTAATATTTCTACCACAAAAGACTGTATTTAAGGACAATATTCATGTTG gTAACTTTGTGAGAACCATTTTGCAGCCTGCCATAAGGCTAATGGAGAGTAAAGGTGCTGTTGTGATTCcggaagaaggagcaggacatGTTTTCCAGTGTTCTGCAGAAACACTTGGATTAGATGGTTCTTTTTCCAAAGGCTGGCCAGCCGTTGCTCACAAAACAAAGGATATGGAAACATCACACCAGGGAGAAAATTCAGAATACTCCTTTCTAATAGTAAATGATAAAGAAGGACACCAGCAACTTTTTGTGGATCTAG gaGTTTATACAAGGAATAGAAATTTCCGGATGTATAAATcatcaaaagcaggaaaaaatgtgatTCTGAAGATAGCAGAGGATAATAAATTTGTCCCTAACTGTGAAGACAGTGTTTCCCTGGAAGAAGcgtattttctttcctctttgatCTGCAACATCAG AGTGAGGGATGACACACAAGTCCTGTCATCTGTCTTttcagaggaggagaggaaaatgtCTGCTTTTATAAACAGTAAAACTACCAGAAGCAGTAGAG ATTCCATGGAAGGTTATCAGGATTCACCATATCCAGAAATTGATTCTTTTGTTCGTTCTTTGGTTAACAAAGATGGGGTGCAAGGAG ggatACGACGATGGAATTATTTCTCTCTGGAAGAAATACTTGTATATGATATTTCTGGTTACCGTTGGTGTGAAAATATTGGAAGAGCTCACAAAAGTAACAATATAAT GATTCTGGTAGATCTAAAGAAGGAAGTCTGGTATCAAAAATGTCATGATCCAGTCTGCAGAGAAAGTAACTTCAAATCACAAA gaagaagaatatACACTGACGGATGA
- the PRIMPOL gene encoding DNA-directed primase/polymerase protein isoform X3, with amino-acid sequence MSDPGQMKRKWEERLKKVEELASHYERNPLPPVYRPKLSKPFLPSPVWKIFYRQAEAFDYVKTCKEDVHVFALEKSTQSRQRFYLVTTYKELWFYYTKDYKTSLMHCYEVIPEKDACKLYFDLEFYKPANPGADGKSMVAKLIELVSEKLKEFYDVTCAAKDVLNLDSSTDEKFSRHLIFLPQKTVFKDNIHVGVYTRNRNFRMYKSSKAGKNVILKIAEDNKFVPNCEDSVSLEEAYFLSSLICNIRVRDDTQVLSSVFSEEERKMSAFINSKTTRSSRDSMEGYQDSPYPEIDSFVRSLVNKDGVQGGIRRWNYFSLEEILVYDISGYRWCENIGRAHKSNNIMILVDLKKEVWYQKCHDPVCRESNFKSQSFPLPPQLRLPFLFKEEEEYTLTDERGNTEEKVTPHSNAADLTESSESLEKSLSQNFLLSDSEWDDASDDACLLEATEDVELAEAANDSLNYDMEEIPDEVLLEVLRKQDTCNKEES; translated from the exons ATGTCTGACCCTG gacaaatgaaaagaaaatgggaagaaagactgaagaaagTGGAAGAACTAGCATCTCACTATGAAAGAAATCCTCTTCCTCCAGTTTATAGACCAAAACTGTCCAAGCCCTTTCTGCCATCCCctgtttggaaaatattttatcgTCAGGCTGAAGCTTTTGATTATGTAAAAACCTGCAAAGAG gatGTTCATGTATTTGCCTTGGAAAAGAGCACACAAAGTAGACAGAGGTTTTACCTTGTGACAACATATAAAGAGCTTTGGTTTTATTACAC gaAAGATTATAAAACAAGTCTTATGCATTGCTATGAAGTAATTCCTGAAAAAGATGCTTGCAAACTTTATTTTGATTTGGAGTTCTACAAACCAGCAAATCCTGGTGCGGATGGCAAGAGTATGGTTGCAAAGCTAATTGAG CTTGTCAGCgagaaattaaaagaattttatGATGTTACTTGTGCAGCCAAAGATGTCTTGAATTTAGATTCCAGTACTGATGAAAAATTTAGTCGACACTTAATATTTCTACCACAAAAGACTGTATTTAAGGACAATATTCATGTTG gaGTTTATACAAGGAATAGAAATTTCCGGATGTATAAATcatcaaaagcaggaaaaaatgtgatTCTGAAGATAGCAGAGGATAATAAATTTGTCCCTAACTGTGAAGACAGTGTTTCCCTGGAAGAAGcgtattttctttcctctttgatCTGCAACATCAG AGTGAGGGATGACACACAAGTCCTGTCATCTGTCTTttcagaggaggagaggaaaatgtCTGCTTTTATAAACAGTAAAACTACCAGAAGCAGTAGAG ATTCCATGGAAGGTTATCAGGATTCACCATATCCAGAAATTGATTCTTTTGTTCGTTCTTTGGTTAACAAAGATGGGGTGCAAGGAG ggatACGACGATGGAATTATTTCTCTCTGGAAGAAATACTTGTATATGATATTTCTGGTTACCGTTGGTGTGAAAATATTGGAAGAGCTCACAAAAGTAACAATATAAT GATTCTGGTAGATCTAAAGAAGGAAGTCTGGTATCAAAAATGTCATGATCCAGTCTGCAGAGAAAGTAACTTCAAATCACAAA GTTTTCCATTGCCACCTCAGCTACgtctcccttttcttttcaaagag gaagaagaatatACACTGACGGATGAAAGGgggaacacagaagaaaaagtaacacCACATTCTAATGCAGCAGACTTGACAGAAAGCTCAGAATCTCTAGAAAAAAGCTTGTCTCAAAACTTCCTGTTGTCAGACAGTGAGTGGGACGATGCAAGCGATGATGCTTGTCTCCTAGAAGCTACTGAAGATGTAGAACTAGCTGAAGCTGCAAATGATAGTCTGAATTATGACATGGAAGAAATTCCTGATGAAGTTCTTTTGGAAGTTTTAAGGAAACAGGACACGTGCAATAAAGAAGAGAGCTAG
- the PRIMPOL gene encoding DNA-directed primase/polymerase protein isoform X1, which produces MSDPGQMKRKWEERLKKVEELASHYERNPLPPVYRPKLSKPFLPSPVWKIFYRQAEAFDYVKTCKEDVHVFALEKSTQSRQRFYLVTTYKELWFYYTKDYKTSLMHCYEVIPEKDACKLYFDLEFYKPANPGADGKSMVAKLIELVSEKLKEFYDVTCAAKDVLNLDSSTDEKFSRHLIFLPQKTVFKDNIHVGNFVRTILQPAIRLMESKGAVVIPEEGAGHVFQCSAETLGLDGSFSKGWPAVAHKTKDMETSHQGENSEYSFLIVNDKEGHQQLFVDLGVYTRNRNFRMYKSSKAGKNVILKIAEDNKFVPNCEDSVSLEEAYFLSSLICNIRVRDDTQVLSSVFSEEERKMSAFINSKTTRSSRDSMEGYQDSPYPEIDSFVRSLVNKDGVQGGIRRWNYFSLEEILVYDISGYRWCENIGRAHKSNNIMILVDLKKEVWYQKCHDPVCRESNFKSQSFPLPPQLRLPFLFKEEEEYTLTDERGNTEEKVTPHSNAADLTESSESLEKSLSQNFLLSDSEWDDASDDACLLEATEDVELAEAANDSLNYDMEEIPDEVLLEVLRKQDTCNKEES; this is translated from the exons ATGTCTGACCCTG gacaaatgaaaagaaaatgggaagaaagactgaagaaagTGGAAGAACTAGCATCTCACTATGAAAGAAATCCTCTTCCTCCAGTTTATAGACCAAAACTGTCCAAGCCCTTTCTGCCATCCCctgtttggaaaatattttatcgTCAGGCTGAAGCTTTTGATTATGTAAAAACCTGCAAAGAG gatGTTCATGTATTTGCCTTGGAAAAGAGCACACAAAGTAGACAGAGGTTTTACCTTGTGACAACATATAAAGAGCTTTGGTTTTATTACAC gaAAGATTATAAAACAAGTCTTATGCATTGCTATGAAGTAATTCCTGAAAAAGATGCTTGCAAACTTTATTTTGATTTGGAGTTCTACAAACCAGCAAATCCTGGTGCGGATGGCAAGAGTATGGTTGCAAAGCTAATTGAG CTTGTCAGCgagaaattaaaagaattttatGATGTTACTTGTGCAGCCAAAGATGTCTTGAATTTAGATTCCAGTACTGATGAAAAATTTAGTCGACACTTAATATTTCTACCACAAAAGACTGTATTTAAGGACAATATTCATGTTG gTAACTTTGTGAGAACCATTTTGCAGCCTGCCATAAGGCTAATGGAGAGTAAAGGTGCTGTTGTGATTCcggaagaaggagcaggacatGTTTTCCAGTGTTCTGCAGAAACACTTGGATTAGATGGTTCTTTTTCCAAAGGCTGGCCAGCCGTTGCTCACAAAACAAAGGATATGGAAACATCACACCAGGGAGAAAATTCAGAATACTCCTTTCTAATAGTAAATGATAAAGAAGGACACCAGCAACTTTTTGTGGATCTAG gaGTTTATACAAGGAATAGAAATTTCCGGATGTATAAATcatcaaaagcaggaaaaaatgtgatTCTGAAGATAGCAGAGGATAATAAATTTGTCCCTAACTGTGAAGACAGTGTTTCCCTGGAAGAAGcgtattttctttcctctttgatCTGCAACATCAG AGTGAGGGATGACACACAAGTCCTGTCATCTGTCTTttcagaggaggagaggaaaatgtCTGCTTTTATAAACAGTAAAACTACCAGAAGCAGTAGAG ATTCCATGGAAGGTTATCAGGATTCACCATATCCAGAAATTGATTCTTTTGTTCGTTCTTTGGTTAACAAAGATGGGGTGCAAGGAG ggatACGACGATGGAATTATTTCTCTCTGGAAGAAATACTTGTATATGATATTTCTGGTTACCGTTGGTGTGAAAATATTGGAAGAGCTCACAAAAGTAACAATATAAT GATTCTGGTAGATCTAAAGAAGGAAGTCTGGTATCAAAAATGTCATGATCCAGTCTGCAGAGAAAGTAACTTCAAATCACAAA GTTTTCCATTGCCACCTCAGCTACgtctcccttttcttttcaaagag gaagaagaatatACACTGACGGATGAAAGGgggaacacagaagaaaaagtaacacCACATTCTAATGCAGCAGACTTGACAGAAAGCTCAGAATCTCTAGAAAAAAGCTTGTCTCAAAACTTCCTGTTGTCAGACAGTGAGTGGGACGATGCAAGCGATGATGCTTGTCTCCTAGAAGCTACTGAAGATGTAGAACTAGCTGAAGCTGCAAATGATAGTCTGAATTATGACATGGAAGAAATTCCTGATGAAGTTCTTTTGGAAGTTTTAAGGAAACAGGACACGTGCAATAAAGAAGAGAGCTAG
- the PRIMPOL gene encoding DNA-directed primase/polymerase protein isoform X2 — protein MKRKWEERLKKVEELASHYERNPLPPVYRPKLSKPFLPSPVWKIFYRQAEAFDYVKTCKEDVHVFALEKSTQSRQRFYLVTTYKELWFYYTKDYKTSLMHCYEVIPEKDACKLYFDLEFYKPANPGADGKSMVAKLIELVSEKLKEFYDVTCAAKDVLNLDSSTDEKFSRHLIFLPQKTVFKDNIHVGNFVRTILQPAIRLMESKGAVVIPEEGAGHVFQCSAETLGLDGSFSKGWPAVAHKTKDMETSHQGENSEYSFLIVNDKEGHQQLFVDLGVYTRNRNFRMYKSSKAGKNVILKIAEDNKFVPNCEDSVSLEEAYFLSSLICNIRVRDDTQVLSSVFSEEERKMSAFINSKTTRSSRDSMEGYQDSPYPEIDSFVRSLVNKDGVQGGIRRWNYFSLEEILVYDISGYRWCENIGRAHKSNNIMILVDLKKEVWYQKCHDPVCRESNFKSQSFPLPPQLRLPFLFKEEEEYTLTDERGNTEEKVTPHSNAADLTESSESLEKSLSQNFLLSDSEWDDASDDACLLEATEDVELAEAANDSLNYDMEEIPDEVLLEVLRKQDTCNKEES, from the exons atgaaaagaaaatgggaagaaagactgaagaaagTGGAAGAACTAGCATCTCACTATGAAAGAAATCCTCTTCCTCCAGTTTATAGACCAAAACTGTCCAAGCCCTTTCTGCCATCCCctgtttggaaaatattttatcgTCAGGCTGAAGCTTTTGATTATGTAAAAACCTGCAAAGAG gatGTTCATGTATTTGCCTTGGAAAAGAGCACACAAAGTAGACAGAGGTTTTACCTTGTGACAACATATAAAGAGCTTTGGTTTTATTACAC gaAAGATTATAAAACAAGTCTTATGCATTGCTATGAAGTAATTCCTGAAAAAGATGCTTGCAAACTTTATTTTGATTTGGAGTTCTACAAACCAGCAAATCCTGGTGCGGATGGCAAGAGTATGGTTGCAAAGCTAATTGAG CTTGTCAGCgagaaattaaaagaattttatGATGTTACTTGTGCAGCCAAAGATGTCTTGAATTTAGATTCCAGTACTGATGAAAAATTTAGTCGACACTTAATATTTCTACCACAAAAGACTGTATTTAAGGACAATATTCATGTTG gTAACTTTGTGAGAACCATTTTGCAGCCTGCCATAAGGCTAATGGAGAGTAAAGGTGCTGTTGTGATTCcggaagaaggagcaggacatGTTTTCCAGTGTTCTGCAGAAACACTTGGATTAGATGGTTCTTTTTCCAAAGGCTGGCCAGCCGTTGCTCACAAAACAAAGGATATGGAAACATCACACCAGGGAGAAAATTCAGAATACTCCTTTCTAATAGTAAATGATAAAGAAGGACACCAGCAACTTTTTGTGGATCTAG gaGTTTATACAAGGAATAGAAATTTCCGGATGTATAAATcatcaaaagcaggaaaaaatgtgatTCTGAAGATAGCAGAGGATAATAAATTTGTCCCTAACTGTGAAGACAGTGTTTCCCTGGAAGAAGcgtattttctttcctctttgatCTGCAACATCAG AGTGAGGGATGACACACAAGTCCTGTCATCTGTCTTttcagaggaggagaggaaaatgtCTGCTTTTATAAACAGTAAAACTACCAGAAGCAGTAGAG ATTCCATGGAAGGTTATCAGGATTCACCATATCCAGAAATTGATTCTTTTGTTCGTTCTTTGGTTAACAAAGATGGGGTGCAAGGAG ggatACGACGATGGAATTATTTCTCTCTGGAAGAAATACTTGTATATGATATTTCTGGTTACCGTTGGTGTGAAAATATTGGAAGAGCTCACAAAAGTAACAATATAAT GATTCTGGTAGATCTAAAGAAGGAAGTCTGGTATCAAAAATGTCATGATCCAGTCTGCAGAGAAAGTAACTTCAAATCACAAA GTTTTCCATTGCCACCTCAGCTACgtctcccttttcttttcaaagag gaagaagaatatACACTGACGGATGAAAGGgggaacacagaagaaaaagtaacacCACATTCTAATGCAGCAGACTTGACAGAAAGCTCAGAATCTCTAGAAAAAAGCTTGTCTCAAAACTTCCTGTTGTCAGACAGTGAGTGGGACGATGCAAGCGATGATGCTTGTCTCCTAGAAGCTACTGAAGATGTAGAACTAGCTGAAGCTGCAAATGATAGTCTGAATTATGACATGGAAGAAATTCCTGATGAAGTTCTTTTGGAAGTTTTAAGGAAACAGGACACGTGCAATAAAGAAGAGAGCTAG
- the PRIMPOL gene encoding DNA-directed primase/polymerase protein isoform X4 — protein sequence MHCYEVIPEKDACKLYFDLEFYKPANPGADGKSMVAKLIELVSEKLKEFYDVTCAAKDVLNLDSSTDEKFSRHLIFLPQKTVFKDNIHVGNFVRTILQPAIRLMESKGAVVIPEEGAGHVFQCSAETLGLDGSFSKGWPAVAHKTKDMETSHQGENSEYSFLIVNDKEGHQQLFVDLGVYTRNRNFRMYKSSKAGKNVILKIAEDNKFVPNCEDSVSLEEAYFLSSLICNIRVRDDTQVLSSVFSEEERKMSAFINSKTTRSSRDSMEGYQDSPYPEIDSFVRSLVNKDGVQGGIRRWNYFSLEEILVYDISGYRWCENIGRAHKSNNIMILVDLKKEVWYQKCHDPVCRESNFKSQSFPLPPQLRLPFLFKEEEEYTLTDERGNTEEKVTPHSNAADLTESSESLEKSLSQNFLLSDSEWDDASDDACLLEATEDVELAEAANDSLNYDMEEIPDEVLLEVLRKQDTCNKEES from the exons ATGCATTGCTATGAAGTAATTCCTGAAAAAGATGCTTGCAAACTTTATTTTGATTTGGAGTTCTACAAACCAGCAAATCCTGGTGCGGATGGCAAGAGTATGGTTGCAAAGCTAATTGAG CTTGTCAGCgagaaattaaaagaattttatGATGTTACTTGTGCAGCCAAAGATGTCTTGAATTTAGATTCCAGTACTGATGAAAAATTTAGTCGACACTTAATATTTCTACCACAAAAGACTGTATTTAAGGACAATATTCATGTTG gTAACTTTGTGAGAACCATTTTGCAGCCTGCCATAAGGCTAATGGAGAGTAAAGGTGCTGTTGTGATTCcggaagaaggagcaggacatGTTTTCCAGTGTTCTGCAGAAACACTTGGATTAGATGGTTCTTTTTCCAAAGGCTGGCCAGCCGTTGCTCACAAAACAAAGGATATGGAAACATCACACCAGGGAGAAAATTCAGAATACTCCTTTCTAATAGTAAATGATAAAGAAGGACACCAGCAACTTTTTGTGGATCTAG gaGTTTATACAAGGAATAGAAATTTCCGGATGTATAAATcatcaaaagcaggaaaaaatgtgatTCTGAAGATAGCAGAGGATAATAAATTTGTCCCTAACTGTGAAGACAGTGTTTCCCTGGAAGAAGcgtattttctttcctctttgatCTGCAACATCAG AGTGAGGGATGACACACAAGTCCTGTCATCTGTCTTttcagaggaggagaggaaaatgtCTGCTTTTATAAACAGTAAAACTACCAGAAGCAGTAGAG ATTCCATGGAAGGTTATCAGGATTCACCATATCCAGAAATTGATTCTTTTGTTCGTTCTTTGGTTAACAAAGATGGGGTGCAAGGAG ggatACGACGATGGAATTATTTCTCTCTGGAAGAAATACTTGTATATGATATTTCTGGTTACCGTTGGTGTGAAAATATTGGAAGAGCTCACAAAAGTAACAATATAAT GATTCTGGTAGATCTAAAGAAGGAAGTCTGGTATCAAAAATGTCATGATCCAGTCTGCAGAGAAAGTAACTTCAAATCACAAA GTTTTCCATTGCCACCTCAGCTACgtctcccttttcttttcaaagag gaagaagaatatACACTGACGGATGAAAGGgggaacacagaagaaaaagtaacacCACATTCTAATGCAGCAGACTTGACAGAAAGCTCAGAATCTCTAGAAAAAAGCTTGTCTCAAAACTTCCTGTTGTCAGACAGTGAGTGGGACGATGCAAGCGATGATGCTTGTCTCCTAGAAGCTACTGAAGATGTAGAACTAGCTGAAGCTGCAAATGATAGTCTGAATTATGACATGGAAGAAATTCCTGATGAAGTTCTTTTGGAAGTTTTAAGGAAACAGGACACGTGCAATAAAGAAGAGAGCTAG
- the PRIMPOL gene encoding DNA-directed primase/polymerase protein isoform X6, giving the protein MESKGAVVIPEEGAGHVFQCSAETLGLDGSFSKGWPAVAHKTKDMETSHQGENSEYSFLIVNDKEGHQQLFVDLGVYTRNRNFRMYKSSKAGKNVILKIAEDNKFVPNCEDSVSLEEAYFLSSLICNIRVRDDTQVLSSVFSEEERKMSAFINSKTTRSSRDSMEGYQDSPYPEIDSFVRSLVNKDGVQGGIRRWNYFSLEEILVYDISGYRWCENIGRAHKSNNIMILVDLKKEVWYQKCHDPVCRESNFKSQSFPLPPQLRLPFLFKEEEEYTLTDERGNTEEKVTPHSNAADLTESSESLEKSLSQNFLLSDSEWDDASDDACLLEATEDVELAEAANDSLNYDMEEIPDEVLLEVLRKQDTCNKEES; this is encoded by the exons ATGGAGAGTAAAGGTGCTGTTGTGATTCcggaagaaggagcaggacatGTTTTCCAGTGTTCTGCAGAAACACTTGGATTAGATGGTTCTTTTTCCAAAGGCTGGCCAGCCGTTGCTCACAAAACAAAGGATATGGAAACATCACACCAGGGAGAAAATTCAGAATACTCCTTTCTAATAGTAAATGATAAAGAAGGACACCAGCAACTTTTTGTGGATCTAG gaGTTTATACAAGGAATAGAAATTTCCGGATGTATAAATcatcaaaagcaggaaaaaatgtgatTCTGAAGATAGCAGAGGATAATAAATTTGTCCCTAACTGTGAAGACAGTGTTTCCCTGGAAGAAGcgtattttctttcctctttgatCTGCAACATCAG AGTGAGGGATGACACACAAGTCCTGTCATCTGTCTTttcagaggaggagaggaaaatgtCTGCTTTTATAAACAGTAAAACTACCAGAAGCAGTAGAG ATTCCATGGAAGGTTATCAGGATTCACCATATCCAGAAATTGATTCTTTTGTTCGTTCTTTGGTTAACAAAGATGGGGTGCAAGGAG ggatACGACGATGGAATTATTTCTCTCTGGAAGAAATACTTGTATATGATATTTCTGGTTACCGTTGGTGTGAAAATATTGGAAGAGCTCACAAAAGTAACAATATAAT GATTCTGGTAGATCTAAAGAAGGAAGTCTGGTATCAAAAATGTCATGATCCAGTCTGCAGAGAAAGTAACTTCAAATCACAAA GTTTTCCATTGCCACCTCAGCTACgtctcccttttcttttcaaagag gaagaagaatatACACTGACGGATGAAAGGgggaacacagaagaaaaagtaacacCACATTCTAATGCAGCAGACTTGACAGAAAGCTCAGAATCTCTAGAAAAAAGCTTGTCTCAAAACTTCCTGTTGTCAGACAGTGAGTGGGACGATGCAAGCGATGATGCTTGTCTCCTAGAAGCTACTGAAGATGTAGAACTAGCTGAAGCTGCAAATGATAGTCTGAATTATGACATGGAAGAAATTCCTGATGAAGTTCTTTTGGAAGTTTTAAGGAAACAGGACACGTGCAATAAAGAAGAGAGCTAG